The Myxococcales bacterium genome window below encodes:
- a CDS encoding TonB-dependent receptor, with the protein MILKQQVTDTHQKALQVNLDPQRYGTFAEIGAGQEVARWFFRVGGAAGTIAKSISAYDMKISDAIYGACDRYVSRERLEAMLEREHNLCIERLGAVRGDQTAFFAFANTVVAQNYKGTNQCHGWLGIRFQSRPRDVDNQIVIHVLMKDSEATLQQEALGIVGVNLVYGACFLFPEPEVLLQSLLDALSTERIEIDMIEFTGIEFRKVEQRSMSLRLVQLGLSRAAMFGPDGKVVQPAAVLRKKPILVERGSFRPVSNVNLDMIRAAREEFSAADDVEEGDVVELMEITMNNLMSEGDIDIRDFLQRVDLLSAVGKVVMVSDYFEYYRLGSYFRRYTNAPIGVTMGAGSVLQLFEERHYQELDGGILESFGRLFQNKLRIYVYPFLDPDTLKLLKVKNLKIPNKLNHLFKYLVERGMISQLESYNSECLSIFSRELLKKISTGDHSWEDSVPEEVSDLIKERGFFHYKE; encoded by the coding sequence GTGATTCTCAAGCAACAAGTCACTGACACACACCAAAAAGCACTGCAGGTCAATCTCGACCCACAGCGCTACGGAACTTTTGCAGAAATTGGCGCCGGCCAGGAAGTCGCGCGGTGGTTTTTCCGCGTGGGCGGTGCGGCGGGAACGATCGCCAAGTCGATCTCCGCCTACGACATGAAAATCAGCGATGCGATCTACGGCGCGTGTGACCGCTACGTGTCCCGCGAGAGACTCGAAGCGATGTTGGAGCGCGAACACAACCTGTGCATAGAACGCCTGGGCGCTGTGCGAGGCGATCAAACTGCCTTCTTTGCCTTCGCCAACACCGTGGTGGCCCAAAACTACAAGGGCACGAATCAATGCCACGGTTGGTTGGGGATTCGCTTCCAGAGCCGTCCCCGAGACGTTGACAATCAGATCGTCATCCATGTCTTGATGAAGGACAGTGAAGCGACGCTGCAGCAGGAGGCGCTCGGGATCGTCGGCGTCAACCTGGTCTACGGCGCATGTTTTCTGTTTCCGGAACCCGAAGTCTTGCTCCAATCGCTGCTCGACGCCCTGAGTACTGAGCGTATCGAGATCGATATGATCGAATTCACGGGGATCGAGTTTCGGAAAGTCGAACAACGCTCGATGAGCTTGCGACTGGTGCAACTCGGCCTCAGTCGGGCCGCGATGTTTGGTCCGGACGGCAAGGTGGTCCAGCCCGCCGCGGTCCTGCGCAAAAAACCGATCCTGGTCGAGCGGGGCAGTTTTCGTCCGGTTTCGAACGTGAACCTGGACATGATTCGTGCCGCGCGGGAAGAATTTTCTGCAGCAGATGATGTCGAGGAAGGAGACGTTGTCGAGTTGATGGAAATCACCATGAACAACTTGATGTCCGAGGGCGACATCGATATCCGCGACTTTCTCCAGCGCGTAGACCTTCTCAGTGCGGTCGGGAAGGTGGTGATGGTCTCGGACTATTTCGAGTACTACCGCCTCGGTAGTTACTTCCGTCGTTATACCAATGCCCCGATCGGGGTCACGATGGGAGCGGGAAGCGTTTTGCAGCTGTTTGAAGAGAGGCACTACCAGGAACTCGATGGGGGCATCTTGGAGTCATTCGGGCGACTCTTTCAAAACAAACTGCGGATCTATGTCTATCCCTTTTTGGATCCCGACACGCTGAAGTTGCTCAAGGTCAAGAATCTGAAGATTCCCAACAAGCTGAATCACCTGTTCAAGTATCTGGTCGAGCGGGGAATGATCTCACAACTCGAGAGCTACAACTCAGAGTGTCTGAGCATCTTCTCCCGGGAGTTGCTCAAGAAGATCAGCACCGGTGACCATTCCTGGGAAGACTCCGTCCCCGAGGAAGTTTCTGATCTCATCAAAGAGCGCGGCTTCTTCCACTACAAGGAATAG
- a CDS encoding COX15/CtaA family protein yields the protein MAVLRTAWMQTEANEPAAHDRAIACWLGCLFATLFALVLVGGITRLTGSGLSMVDWRPLMGVLPPIGEAQWREVFAAYKTSPQYLEVNQWMQLDDFKRIFFWEYFHRLMGRTIGLVAFVPWLYFSLGKRLASWLSFRVVVAIALGGVQGLLGWYMVRSGLVDRPEVSHLRLAAHLLLAFFIAQWILWTLLDLRWGRVPMTSALTNIPVLGLLSMVAVQILYGAFMAGTRAGVLFPTFPDMNGLYAPGPFFPHASLTQNLLYSPVAIHYIHRAIGFALLAYATGLLFAQRRSQLSPNWVQYQFGLVLLLQFVLGAATALYRAPLPFAIAHQAGAFALACSATLLAHRTVATRSGYSL from the coding sequence TTGGCTGTGCTACGCACCGCCTGGATGCAAACTGAAGCCAACGAACCCGCCGCGCACGACCGCGCGATCGCGTGCTGGCTCGGGTGTCTCTTTGCGACCCTGTTTGCCCTGGTGCTCGTCGGGGGCATCACCCGGCTCACGGGTTCCGGACTCTCGATGGTGGATTGGCGACCCCTCATGGGAGTGCTGCCACCGATCGGCGAAGCCCAGTGGCGCGAGGTCTTCGCTGCCTACAAGACTTCCCCGCAATACCTCGAAGTCAATCAATGGATGCAGCTCGACGACTTCAAGCGCATCTTCTTCTGGGAATACTTCCATCGCTTGATGGGTCGAACGATCGGCCTCGTGGCCTTCGTACCCTGGCTCTATTTTTCGCTGGGCAAACGACTCGCAAGCTGGCTCTCCTTTCGGGTAGTCGTTGCCATCGCACTCGGAGGCGTCCAGGGTCTACTCGGTTGGTACATGGTTCGCAGCGGCCTGGTCGACCGGCCCGAGGTCAGTCATCTGCGTCTGGCGGCACACTTGTTGTTGGCGTTCTTCATTGCGCAGTGGATTCTCTGGACCTTGTTGGACCTGCGTTGGGGTCGTGTGCCCATGACATCTGCCTTGACGAACATCCCAGTCCTTGGACTGCTGAGCATGGTCGCAGTCCAGATTCTCTACGGCGCGTTCATGGCGGGCACTCGGGCCGGCGTTCTCTTCCCGACATTTCCGGACATGAACGGCCTCTACGCTCCGGGACCGTTCTTTCCACACGCCTCGCTCACCCAGAACCTGCTCTACAGCCCGGTCGCCATTCACTACATCCACCGGGCCATAGGCTTTGCTCTGCTGGCCTACGCGACGGGATTGCTATTTGCACAACGTCGAAGTCAGCTCTCTCCAAACTGGGTCCAGTACCAGTTTGGACTGGTGCTGCTGCTTCAGTTTGTCCTGGGGGCCGCGACTGCGCTGTATCGGGCCCCCCTGCCCTTCGCAATCGCCCACCAGGCCGGTGCTTTCGCTTTGGCCTGCAGCGCGACTCTGCTCGCCCACCGCACGGTCGCCACCCGATCGGGCTATTCCTTGTAG
- the amrA gene encoding AmmeMemoRadiSam system protein A, protein MLLELAHRSIECGVSHGAPASVAVSDYSAALTADRACFVTLHLDGELRGCIGSVESSRPLVIDVAERAFAAANKDPRFSPLQAHELDTLEIEISVLSPPELLDVESEQDLLNQLRPGIDGLILQDASARGVFLPAVWEKLPDPVDFLKHLRKKAYLPEDYWASSQQFWKFQTESFGNRHGK, encoded by the coding sequence ATATTGCTCGAACTCGCGCACCGCTCGATCGAATGCGGTGTTTCACACGGCGCGCCCGCGTCGGTCGCGGTGAGCGACTATTCCGCCGCCCTCACCGCGGATCGAGCCTGCTTCGTCACCTTGCATCTCGATGGCGAGCTGCGCGGCTGCATCGGCAGTGTGGAGAGTTCTCGGCCGTTGGTGATCGACGTCGCCGAGCGCGCCTTTGCCGCAGCCAACAAGGATCCCCGCTTTTCGCCACTGCAAGCTCATGAACTCGATACCCTCGAGATCGAAATCTCGGTGCTCAGCCCGCCCGAGTTGCTCGACGTCGAATCGGAACAAGATCTCTTGAACCAGCTCCGACCCGGGATCGATGGTCTGATCCTGCAGGATGCCAGCGCTCGCGGTGTGTTTCTGCCAGCGGTATGGGAGAAGCTCCCGGATCCGGTCGATTTCTTGAAGCACTTGCGCAAAAAAGCGTACCTGCCGGAGGACTACTGGGCGAGTTCCCAACAGTTCTGGAAATTTCAGACGGAATCGTTTGGGAACCGCCACGGCAAGTGA
- the amrB gene encoding AmmeMemoRadiSam system protein B, with protein sequence MATVRPPSVAGFFYPDDPRSLEREVRGFLDDAETAAKTAAKTDSETEQAPTTLSPKALIVPHAGFRFSGPIAASAYRHLVPRRKEIKRVVLLGPSHRVPLEGLGASSAEAFETPLGKIPLDREATLRSLKLPQVSINDEAHADEHSLEVQLPFLQILLESFTLVPFSVGDAKGKDVAEVLEELWGGDETLVVISSDLSHYLSYAEARARDAETTRAIETLQPDLLDWESACGRVAARGLLLTAREKKLTVHTLDVRNSGDTQGGHDRVVGYGAWAFVQALGER encoded by the coding sequence GTGGCTACGGTCCGCCCGCCCAGCGTCGCAGGCTTCTTTTATCCGGACGACCCCCGGTCGCTCGAGCGTGAGGTGCGCGGATTTCTCGACGATGCCGAAACTGCGGCCAAAACTGCGGCCAAAACAGACTCCGAGACCGAGCAAGCCCCAACGACCCTCTCTCCCAAAGCGTTGATCGTGCCTCATGCGGGCTTTCGCTTTTCGGGGCCCATCGCTGCGTCGGCGTACCGTCACCTGGTTCCGCGACGCAAAGAGATCAAACGGGTCGTCCTGCTCGGTCCCTCTCATCGGGTTCCCCTCGAAGGCCTGGGTGCGAGTTCAGCCGAAGCGTTCGAAACCCCGCTCGGCAAGATTCCGCTGGATCGTGAGGCGACACTGCGATCGTTGAAGCTTCCCCAGGTGTCGATCAACGACGAAGCCCACGCCGATGAACACAGCTTGGAAGTTCAACTTCCCTTCCTCCAGATCTTGCTCGAGAGCTTCACCCTCGTCCCATTCTCAGTCGGCGATGCCAAAGGCAAAGATGTCGCCGAGGTGCTCGAAGAACTCTGGGGAGGAGACGAGACCCTTGTCGTGATCAGCTCCGACTTGAGTCACTACCTTTCGTACGCCGAAGCTCGTGCGCGCGACGCCGAGACCACCCGCGCGATCGAAACCCTGCAACCCGACCTGCTCGATTGGGAATCCGCCTGCGGTCGCGTGGCGGCCAGGGGTCTTCTGCTGACCGCCAGGGAAAAGAAACTTACAGTTCATACTCTCGACGTCAGAAATTCGGGTGACACCCAGGGCGGTCACGACCGAGTCGTGGGCTACGGAGCTTGGGCGTTCGTCCAAGCATTGGGCGAAAGGTAA
- a CDS encoding pyruvate, water dikinase, protein MNPVIFRLEDIRDELVGGKAAGLAQLHGMGLCVPAGFAILGATPDNLPSDLAHHYRELGGGKVAVRSSALDEDGGEASFAGQYETLLNVEGDEAVARAVVQCLESLSAARAGAYRARLGGDDAGQANMCVVVQRMIEARAAGVLFTVDPVSHRRAHAVIDVVPGLGEALVSGLETPDHYVLDRRGEVLRADLVGDRAILEPESLRKLLAEAIRAEARRGTPLDLEWAIDADDQIWWLQARPITTLGPDLNELDTERIDASHVYTRCNIGEMFPGVCTPLSYSFTARGIDVGMQRMHIRVGVQDELVKDFKFIAMSYGHLFLNLTTLSDASSQTFGGDSSSLTLSLCGRIITDPEIVMKPPPPWPRRLKNLAGYFVYMLGQRRARRSLKALIAELHFAPADGSAAAMWRAIDDKFDAIFDAMDWHLVSSATSGIMAPILLGIVAQGDEPGPDHHSEVAALLAGAEGVESVDIAEGAVRIQDAALAQPGAAEQLAGLDDHAALAWLMGSESAAVGREFRRYLDRHGHRAIKELELRQPEWREDPLPLVTALRVSCRARLLDRDAQKPLAIRSRAHQPDRTAREEGSDKGLFLRLLLGPLVRLAHQTVRSREETKSGLVAVTARFKQGYRELARRLVAEGLLPDEDAVFFLFHEELGALFSGDASGLARAAVDRRSVFDAQAALQFADVFVGEPVPIVPELPDDLEGHFVTGTSVSRGVVVGIARVVHTPAEAESLESGEILIAPITDVGWTPYFSMISGLVTDVGSAVSHGAVVAREFGLPAVVNTRFATQLFKSGDRIVLDADRGLVRLADD, encoded by the coding sequence ATGAATCCCGTCATTTTTCGACTGGAAGACATTCGCGACGAACTCGTCGGCGGCAAGGCCGCCGGCCTCGCGCAGCTGCACGGCATGGGGCTTTGCGTACCCGCGGGCTTCGCAATCCTGGGCGCGACTCCGGACAACCTGCCGAGCGATCTGGCGCATCACTACCGAGAACTCGGCGGGGGCAAGGTCGCGGTGCGTTCGTCGGCGCTCGACGAAGACGGCGGTGAGGCATCCTTCGCCGGGCAGTACGAGACCCTGCTCAACGTCGAAGGCGATGAGGCCGTGGCTCGCGCCGTGGTTCAATGCCTGGAGTCGCTTTCCGCCGCGCGGGCGGGTGCCTATCGCGCACGCCTGGGTGGGGACGACGCTGGGCAAGCGAATATGTGTGTGGTGGTTCAAAGAATGATCGAAGCGCGCGCGGCTGGGGTGCTCTTTACCGTCGACCCTGTGAGTCACCGCCGGGCACACGCGGTGATTGACGTCGTGCCGGGGTTGGGGGAAGCGTTGGTCAGCGGCTTGGAAACCCCCGACCACTACGTGCTCGATCGCAGAGGCGAGGTGCTGCGCGCCGATCTGGTGGGCGATCGGGCGATCCTTGAACCCGAGAGTCTGCGCAAACTACTCGCCGAAGCGATTCGAGCGGAGGCACGGCGAGGCACTCCTCTCGATCTCGAATGGGCCATCGACGCCGACGACCAGATCTGGTGGCTTCAAGCTCGCCCCATTACAACCCTCGGACCGGATCTGAACGAACTCGATACCGAGAGGATCGACGCCAGCCACGTCTATACCCGTTGCAACATCGGAGAGATGTTCCCGGGCGTCTGTACCCCGCTCTCCTATTCGTTTACGGCACGGGGCATCGACGTGGGCATGCAGCGTATGCACATTCGGGTGGGGGTGCAGGACGAACTGGTGAAAGATTTCAAGTTCATCGCGATGTCCTATGGGCATCTCTTTCTCAACCTCACCACTTTGAGTGATGCGTCGAGCCAGACGTTCGGCGGAGATTCGAGCAGCCTCACGCTTTCGCTTTGTGGCCGCATCATCACCGATCCTGAAATCGTCATGAAGCCGCCGCCGCCCTGGCCGCGCAGGCTCAAGAACCTCGCGGGCTACTTCGTATACATGCTCGGGCAACGCCGAGCGCGACGATCACTCAAGGCGTTGATTGCCGAGCTGCACTTTGCTCCCGCCGATGGGAGTGCCGCGGCGATGTGGCGCGCGATCGACGACAAGTTTGACGCAATCTTCGATGCGATGGATTGGCATCTGGTTTCGTCGGCGACCTCGGGCATCATGGCGCCGATACTCTTGGGAATCGTCGCCCAGGGAGACGAGCCCGGTCCGGATCATCACAGCGAAGTCGCAGCTCTGCTCGCCGGAGCCGAGGGCGTCGAAAGTGTCGATATCGCCGAAGGCGCGGTTCGCATTCAGGACGCAGCCCTCGCTCAACCCGGCGCTGCCGAACAATTGGCCGGGCTGGACGATCACGCTGCGCTTGCGTGGTTGATGGGCAGCGAGTCCGCAGCAGTGGGTCGCGAATTCCGCCGCTACCTCGATCGTCATGGACATCGCGCGATCAAGGAACTCGAACTGCGACAACCCGAATGGCGCGAAGACCCGCTGCCCTTGGTGACGGCGCTCAGGGTCAGCTGCCGCGCGAGGTTGCTGGATCGAGATGCACAAAAACCACTTGCAATCCGAAGCCGCGCGCATCAGCCGGACCGGACTGCGCGAGAAGAGGGCAGCGACAAAGGTCTATTTCTTCGTTTGTTACTGGGGCCATTGGTTCGTCTGGCACACCAGACCGTGCGCTCGCGGGAAGAAACCAAGTCGGGTTTGGTCGCCGTCACCGCGCGCTTCAAACAGGGGTACCGCGAACTTGCGCGCAGATTGGTGGCCGAAGGTCTCTTACCCGACGAAGATGCGGTCTTTTTCTTGTTTCACGAAGAACTCGGAGCGCTGTTTTCGGGAGACGCATCGGGGCTCGCCCGTGCGGCGGTTGATCGACGCAGCGTTTTCGACGCCCAGGCTGCCCTGCAATTTGCCGATGTCTTTGTGGGCGAGCCGGTACCGATCGTTCCAGAACTGCCGGACGATCTCGAGGGCCACTTCGTCACTGGAACGTCGGTTAGCCGTGGCGTGGTCGTGGGAATCGCTCGGGTGGTCCATACACCCGCCGAAGCCGAGTCACTGGAGAGCGGTGAAATCTTGATCGCACCCATAACCGATGTCGGCTGGACGCCATACTTCAGCATGATCTCGGGATTGGTGACGGATGTTGGAAGCGCCGTGTCTCACGGCGCCGTCGTCGCGCGGGAATTCGGCCTGCCCGCCGTGGTCAATACCCGCTTCGCCACCCAGTTGTTCAAATCTGGCGATCGTATCGTACTCGACGCGGACCGCGGCCTGGTTCGGTTGGCCGACGACTGA
- a CDS encoding pyrroloquinoline quinone-dependent dehydrogenase, which produces MRTTPDPRRGIRFLTRTLSTAALLLLVVGCSDPIEIDYSGPTAQWAAYGGNGGGSRYSPLTQITKKNVAALEIAWEYHTGDIDDGAETLLGTAFQNTPILVGDTLYVCTPRNRVVALDPNTGEERWVFDSEVDTTGMYIVTCRGVSHWLDTQLASGEPCREKIYMGTLDARMIAIDAKTGKLCRGFGDNGIIDLSEGIGDRHPGEYGVTSPPALINGMLVTGAMVLDNIRVDAPGGVIRGYDAHNGELRWSWDPMPPGESFIETTDEAGNLVRYRRGTTNAWSVLSVDPELNLVFVPTGNTAPDYYGGSRNGLDYYSSSVVALDADSGEVRWHFQTVHHDVWDYDVPAQPVLFDFPRHGKMIPALAQATKLGHIFYLNRKTGEPLFPVEERPVSVSGVASEVLAPTQPIPTSPPPLHPHNLTPGDAWGLTPWDRGKCREKIEALDFSGPFTPPSTKGWLQYPSFLGGTNWGSLAVDAHRELMVVNTSRIAAELILVPREEADAELAQEPRTRKGPDNEPQAGTPYAVRRDILVSPLGLPCSPPPWGTLVGIDYASGDVRWEVTLGTTEDIAPVPIPWKLGTPNQGGPIVTAAGLVFIAAAMDNYLRAFDSETGEELWKGRLPAGGQATPLTYRTSEAARQFVVIAAGGHALMQTKLGDSVVAFALPGGG; this is translated from the coding sequence ATGAGAACCACACCCGACCCTCGACGCGGTATTCGGTTTCTGACACGCACGCTTTCGACCGCGGCGCTCCTGCTTCTGGTCGTGGGATGTAGCGACCCCATCGAGATCGACTATTCGGGGCCCACTGCCCAGTGGGCCGCGTACGGGGGAAATGGCGGCGGTTCGCGCTACTCGCCACTGACCCAGATCACAAAGAAAAACGTGGCCGCCCTCGAGATCGCCTGGGAGTACCACACCGGTGATATCGACGACGGCGCAGAAACCTTGTTGGGTACGGCCTTTCAAAATACCCCGATCCTGGTCGGCGACACCCTCTACGTCTGTACGCCCCGCAACCGCGTTGTGGCCCTCGACCCGAACACCGGCGAAGAACGCTGGGTATTCGATTCGGAGGTGGATACCACCGGGATGTACATCGTGACATGTCGCGGTGTTTCGCATTGGCTGGACACTCAGCTCGCAAGCGGCGAGCCGTGTCGCGAAAAGATCTACATGGGGACCCTCGACGCGCGCATGATCGCGATCGACGCGAAGACGGGCAAGCTGTGTCGGGGGTTCGGCGACAATGGAATCATTGATCTCTCGGAAGGCATTGGCGATCGCCATCCGGGCGAGTACGGCGTGACCTCACCTCCGGCACTGATCAACGGCATGCTCGTCACCGGAGCCATGGTGCTCGATAATATTCGCGTGGACGCCCCCGGCGGCGTGATCCGAGGCTACGACGCTCACAACGGCGAGTTGCGCTGGAGTTGGGATCCGATGCCCCCCGGCGAGAGTTTCATCGAGACGACCGATGAAGCCGGCAACCTCGTCCGCTACCGCCGGGGTACGACCAACGCCTGGTCGGTCCTGTCGGTAGACCCGGAATTGAATCTGGTATTCGTTCCGACAGGCAATACCGCACCCGATTACTACGGCGGCTCCCGCAACGGCCTCGACTACTACTCGAGTTCGGTCGTCGCGCTCGACGCCGACAGCGGCGAGGTTCGCTGGCACTTCCAGACCGTGCACCACGATGTCTGGGATTACGACGTACCCGCGCAGCCGGTTCTCTTCGATTTTCCGAGGCATGGGAAGATGATCCCGGCACTCGCCCAGGCGACGAAGTTGGGCCACATCTTCTATCTGAATCGGAAAACCGGCGAGCCTCTCTTCCCGGTAGAGGAACGTCCCGTTTCGGTCAGTGGAGTCGCATCCGAAGTGCTCGCTCCGACGCAACCGATTCCCACGAGCCCACCGCCCCTTCATCCACACAACCTCACCCCCGGCGACGCCTGGGGGCTCACACCTTGGGACCGGGGGAAGTGTCGCGAAAAAATCGAAGCCCTGGATTTCAGCGGTCCCTTTACGCCGCCGTCGACTAAAGGTTGGCTCCAGTACCCGAGTTTTCTCGGCGGGACCAACTGGGGAAGCCTCGCGGTTGACGCGCACCGCGAACTCATGGTCGTGAACACGAGCCGGATCGCAGCCGAATTGATCCTGGTGCCGCGCGAGGAAGCCGACGCCGAGTTGGCCCAGGAACCCAGAACGAGAAAGGGCCCCGACAACGAACCCCAGGCCGGGACTCCCTATGCCGTGCGCAGAGACATTCTTGTTTCCCCTCTCGGCCTCCCCTGCAGTCCTCCTCCCTGGGGCACGCTTGTCGGCATCGACTACGCGAGTGGTGACGTGCGCTGGGAAGTTACGCTCGGCACGACCGAGGATATCGCCCCCGTGCCGATCCCCTGGAAGCTGGGCACCCCCAATCAAGGGGGTCCGATCGTGACAGCCGCTGGTCTCGTGTTCATCGCCGCCGCCATGGACAACTACCTGCGCGCGTTCGACAGCGAAACTGGCGAAGAACTCTGGAAGGGTCGACTCCCGGCCGGGGGTCAAGCTACGCCTTTGACCTATCGCACGAGCGAGGCTGCCAGGCAGTTCGTGGTCATTGCCGCGGGCGGTCACGCATTGATGCAGACGAAGCTGGGAGATTCGGTGGTGGCGTTTGCGTTGCCGGGTGGGGGGTGA